The Serratia rhizosphaerae genome has a segment encoding these proteins:
- a CDS encoding glycine betaine ABC transporter substrate-binding protein: MTPWLKQGKAALLSALLLFTSVSWAAPLTLASKNFTEQRILSEITVQYLRTQGFQVEPKTNLATVITRNAMINKQIDMTWEYTGTSLIIFNHIKQRMTPQQTYDTVKKLDAKLGLVWLQPADMNNTYAFAMQRKRAEKENIRTMSQLVAKIEQVRRDDPDNNWLLGLDLEFAGRSDGLKPLQKLYNMPLDRPQIRQMDPGLVYNAIRDGFVDAGLIYTTDGRVQGFDLQVLDDDKGYFPSYAVTPVVRADVLKNTPGLEKALNTLSKQLTNPVITRLNAKVDIDYQTPQQVARDFLKQQGLI, encoded by the coding sequence ATGACCCCTTGGCTGAAACAAGGTAAAGCGGCGCTGCTCAGCGCGCTGCTGCTGTTTACCAGCGTCAGTTGGGCCGCCCCGCTGACGCTGGCCAGCAAGAACTTTACCGAACAGCGTATTTTGTCGGAAATCACGGTGCAGTATCTGCGCACGCAGGGATTCCAGGTGGAGCCGAAAACCAACCTGGCCACGGTGATCACCCGCAATGCGATGATCAATAAGCAGATCGATATGACCTGGGAATACACCGGCACCTCGCTGATTATCTTTAACCACATTAAGCAGCGCATGACGCCGCAGCAAACCTACGACACGGTGAAAAAACTCGACGCCAAACTCGGCCTGGTGTGGCTGCAGCCGGCGGATATGAACAACACCTACGCCTTCGCCATGCAGCGCAAACGCGCCGAAAAGGAAAATATCCGCACCATGTCGCAACTGGTGGCCAAAATCGAGCAGGTGCGCCGGGACGACCCCGATAATAACTGGCTGCTCGGACTGGACCTGGAGTTTGCCGGGCGTTCCGACGGCCTGAAGCCGCTGCAGAAGCTGTACAACATGCCGCTCGATCGCCCGCAGATTCGTCAGATGGATCCGGGGCTGGTGTATAACGCCATCCGCGACGGCTTTGTCGACGCCGGCCTGATCTACACCACCGACGGCCGGGTGCAGGGCTTCGACCTGCAGGTGCTGGACGATGATAAAGGCTACTTCCCCAGCTATGCGGTCACGCCGGTGGTGCGCGCCGACGTGCTGAAAAACACGCCGGGGCTGGAAAAAGCGCTCAATACCCTGTCGAAGCAGCTGACCAACCCGGTGATCACCCGCCTGAACGCCAAAGTCGATATCGATTATCAGACGCCGCAGCAGGTCGCCCGCGACTTCCTGAAGCAACAGGGCCTGATTTAA
- the osmV gene encoding osmoprotectant ABC transporter ATP-binding protein OsmV, which yields MIKLENLTKQFVQKNGKAFNAVDNVNLEVPAGEICVLLGPSGCGKTTTLKMINHLIMPTSGKILINGEDTAGLDTVTLRRNIGYVIQQIGLFPNMTIEENITVVPRMLGWDKQRCRARAEELMSMVALDPKRFLSRYPKEMSGGQQQRIGVIRALAADPPVLLMDEPFGAVDPINRETIQNEFLDMQRQLKKTVMLVSHDIDEALKLGDRIAVFRQGKIVQNASADELLARPANEFVASFVGQDRTLKRLLLVQAGDVTDQQPTVTVRKSTSLADAFALMDDNDARSVTVVDDDGKPLGYVKRREARGAQGVCADAIHHFRVHGKAEENLRVVLSKLYEHNTSWMPIVDEDGRYSGEISQDYIADYLSSGRTRRALNPQ from the coding sequence ATGATTAAATTAGAAAACCTGACCAAACAGTTCGTACAGAAGAACGGCAAAGCGTTCAACGCCGTCGATAACGTCAACCTGGAAGTGCCCGCCGGCGAAATCTGCGTATTGCTCGGCCCGTCCGGCTGCGGCAAAACCACCACGCTGAAAATGATTAACCACCTGATTATGCCGACCAGCGGCAAAATCCTGATTAACGGCGAGGATACCGCCGGCCTGGACACCGTCACCCTGCGGCGCAATATCGGCTACGTGATCCAGCAAATCGGCCTGTTCCCCAATATGACCATCGAGGAGAACATCACCGTGGTGCCGCGCATGCTGGGCTGGGACAAACAGCGCTGCCGCGCGCGCGCCGAAGAGCTGATGAGCATGGTGGCGCTGGATCCGAAGCGTTTTCTCAGCCGCTATCCGAAAGAGATGTCCGGCGGCCAACAGCAGCGTATCGGCGTGATCCGCGCGCTGGCCGCCGATCCGCCGGTGCTGCTGATGGATGAACCGTTCGGCGCCGTCGACCCGATTAACCGCGAGACTATCCAGAATGAGTTTCTCGATATGCAGCGCCAACTGAAGAAAACCGTGATGCTGGTCAGCCACGATATTGATGAGGCACTTAAACTGGGCGACCGCATCGCCGTGTTCCGTCAGGGCAAAATCGTGCAGAACGCCAGCGCGGACGAGCTGCTGGCGCGCCCGGCCAATGAGTTCGTCGCCTCATTTGTCGGCCAGGACCGTACGTTGAAGCGCCTGCTGCTGGTGCAGGCCGGCGACGTCACCGACCAGCAGCCCACCGTCACGGTGCGTAAATCCACCTCGCTGGCCGACGCCTTCGCCCTGATGGATGACAACGATGCACGTTCGGTGACGGTGGTGGACGACGACGGTAAGCCGCTGGGCTACGTCAAACGCCGTGAGGCGCGCGGCGCACAGGGCGTCTGCGCCGACGCCATTCACCACTTCCGCGTGCACGGCAAAGCCGAGGAAAACCTGCGGGTGGTGCTGTCGAAGCTGTATGAGCACAACACCTCATGGATGCCGATCGTCGATGAAGACGGTCGCTACAGCGGGGAGATTTCGCAAGATTATATCGCTGACTATCTGAGCTCCGGGCGCACCCGCAGGGCCTTGAATCCTCAGTAA
- a CDS encoding ABC transporter permease: MTTSAHQRRFVLGGLLLLAVIALLIYGIGWETIKARQVDLIYLGEQHMFLVFCSMLLALLVGIPSGILLSRPFARRWAEYVMQIFNVGNTLPPLAVLALAMVIVGIGDKPAVVALFLASLLPIVRNTYSGLISVPAPLLEAANGIGMTATQRLRQVELPNALPVIMAGVRIAMAINVGTAPLAFLIGASSYGELIFPGIYLNDFPTLILGAAATALIALLLDLALAGLGRWLSPHTAS, from the coding sequence ATGACTACCTCAGCGCACCAACGGCGCTTTGTTCTCGGCGGCCTGCTGCTGCTGGCCGTGATCGCCCTGCTGATTTACGGCATCGGCTGGGAGACGATAAAAGCGCGGCAGGTCGACCTGATTTATCTCGGCGAACAGCATATGTTCCTGGTGTTCTGCTCCATGCTGCTGGCGCTGCTGGTCGGCATTCCCAGCGGTATCCTGCTCAGCCGCCCCTTCGCCCGTCGCTGGGCCGAATACGTCATGCAAATCTTCAACGTCGGCAACACCCTGCCGCCGCTGGCGGTGCTGGCACTGGCGATGGTGATCGTCGGCATCGGCGACAAGCCGGCGGTGGTGGCGCTGTTTCTGGCGTCGCTGCTGCCCATCGTACGCAACACCTATTCCGGGCTGATTTCCGTACCGGCGCCGCTGCTGGAAGCGGCCAACGGCATCGGCATGACCGCAACCCAGCGCCTGCGCCAGGTCGAACTGCCCAACGCGCTGCCGGTGATTATGGCCGGCGTGCGCATTGCGATGGCGATTAACGTCGGCACCGCGCCGCTGGCCTTCCTGATCGGCGCCAGCAGCTACGGCGAACTGATCTTCCCGGGCATCTATCTCAACGATTTCCCGACCCTGATTCTGGGCGCCGCCGCCACCGCGCTGATTGCGCTGCTGCTCGATCTGGCGCTGGCCGGACTGGGCCGCTGGCTCAGCCCGCACACCGCATCCTGA
- a CDS encoding cytochrome c peroxidase: MKKIILGCAILAIAGYLGIVGYIYHYDQQRQPATADNDINAIFTKHGCDYCHTQSAELPFYASLPVAKQLMQYDIKTGSQHFDLNPTLKALNQDGAVPEVDLAKMEAVLQSGEMPPMRYKAVHWSGELGDADRQTLLNWIRTQRERFYTRPGTPEALRGQALQPLPDSLPTDAQKVALGFRLFHDPRLSADNSISCAHCHQLGAGGVDGRVTSLGVNDQHGPINAPTVFNAALNFSQFWDGRAADLQQQAGGPPLNPVEMASTSWDQIIGKLEQDARLKADFQRVYADGFSGDNITDAIAEFEKTLLTPDSPFDRYLKGDESALTAQQKRGYQLFRDNKCGTCHTGENLGGQSYEVMGLKADYFADRGNLTEADNGRYNVTKNEADRHRFKTPTLRNVALTAPYFHDGSVASLHQAVKDMLKYQVGVTLPDGDVDDLVALLDGMTGKYQPSSPPAN, translated from the coding sequence ATGAAAAAAATTATTTTGGGGTGTGCGATCCTGGCGATCGCGGGGTATCTGGGCATCGTCGGTTATATCTATCATTACGATCAGCAGCGCCAGCCCGCGACTGCCGATAATGACATCAACGCTATTTTCACCAAGCACGGCTGTGATTACTGCCATACCCAATCCGCCGAACTGCCCTTCTACGCCAGCCTGCCGGTGGCCAAGCAGCTGATGCAGTACGATATCAAAACCGGTTCGCAACATTTCGACCTGAACCCGACCCTGAAGGCGCTGAACCAGGACGGCGCGGTGCCGGAAGTGGATCTGGCGAAAATGGAAGCGGTGCTGCAAAGCGGTGAAATGCCGCCGATGCGCTATAAAGCGGTGCACTGGTCCGGCGAACTGGGTGACGCCGACCGGCAGACCCTGCTGAACTGGATCCGCACCCAGCGTGAACGCTTCTATACCCGTCCGGGTACGCCGGAAGCGCTGCGCGGTCAGGCGCTGCAGCCGCTGCCTGACTCGCTGCCGACCGACGCACAAAAAGTGGCGCTGGGCTTCCGCCTGTTCCACGATCCGCGGCTGTCCGCCGATAACAGCATCTCCTGCGCCCATTGCCACCAACTGGGCGCCGGCGGCGTGGACGGCCGCGTCACCTCACTGGGGGTCAACGACCAGCACGGACCGATCAACGCGCCGACGGTGTTTAACGCCGCGCTAAACTTTTCACAGTTCTGGGACGGCCGCGCCGCGGATCTGCAGCAGCAGGCCGGCGGACCGCCGCTCAACCCGGTTGAAATGGCCTCCACCTCCTGGGATCAGATTATCGGCAAGCTGGAGCAGGACGCGCGACTGAAGGCGGATTTCCAGCGCGTTTACGCCGACGGTTTCTCCGGCGATAACATTACCGACGCCATCGCCGAGTTTGAAAAAACCCTGCTGACGCCGGACAGCCCGTTCGATCGCTATCTGAAAGGCGACGAAAGCGCGCTGACCGCCCAGCAAAAGCGCGGCTATCAGCTGTTCCGCGACAACAAATGCGGCACCTGCCATACCGGCGAAAACCTCGGCGGCCAGTCATATGAAGTGATGGGGCTGAAAGCCGACTACTTCGCCGACCGCGGTAATCTGACCGAGGCCGACAATGGTCGTTACAACGTCACCAAAAATGAAGCAGACCGTCACCGCTTCAAAACGCCGACCCTGCGCAACGTCGCGCTGACCGCCCCGTATTTCCACGACGGCAGCGTCGCCAGCCTGCACCAGGCGGTGAAGGATATGCTGAAGTATCAGGTCGGCGTCACGCTGCCTGACGGCGACGTCGACGACCTGGTCGCGCTGCTGGACGGCATGACCGGCAAATACCAGCCCTCCTCCCCGCCGGCGAACTAA
- the osmW gene encoding osmoprotectant ABC transporter permease OsmW: protein MQTLIYAWQNWGYIAGLTLEHMMLVGLAVGLAILIGVPLGVLIVRHKWLATPILSLATIVLTIPSIALFGLMIPLFSLIGHGIGYLPAVTAVFLYSLLPIVRNTHTALDNLPGGLREAGQGIGMTFWQRLRWVEIPVALPVIFGGIRTAVVMNIGVMAIAAVIGAGGLGLLLLNGISGSDIRQLITGAVMISLLAIVLDWLLHRLQIALTPKGIR from the coding sequence ATGCAAACCTTAATCTATGCATGGCAGAACTGGGGCTACATCGCCGGTCTGACGCTGGAACATATGATGCTGGTCGGGCTGGCCGTCGGCCTGGCCATTCTGATTGGCGTCCCGCTCGGCGTGCTGATCGTGCGCCATAAATGGCTGGCGACGCCCATTCTCAGCCTGGCCACCATCGTGCTGACCATTCCGTCCATTGCGCTGTTCGGCCTGATGATTCCGCTGTTTTCGCTGATCGGTCACGGCATCGGCTACCTGCCGGCGGTCACCGCGGTGTTCCTCTACTCGCTGCTGCCGATCGTGCGCAATACCCATACCGCGCTGGACAATCTGCCCGGCGGCCTGCGTGAAGCCGGCCAGGGTATCGGCATGACCTTCTGGCAGCGGCTGCGCTGGGTCGAAATTCCGGTGGCGCTGCCGGTAATTTTCGGCGGCATCCGCACCGCCGTGGTGATGAATATCGGCGTGATGGCGATTGCCGCCGTCATCGGCGCCGGCGGCCTCGGCCTGCTGCTGCTTAACGGCATCAGCGGCAGCGACATCCGCCAACTGATTACCGGCGCCGTCATGATCAGCCTGCTGGCGATCGTGCTTGACTGGCTGCTGCACCGCTTACAAATTGCCCTCACGCCCAAGGGGATCCGCTAA